The segment CGGCGATGGCATGACTGAATTTCCTCGCCGTGGCGACAAGCTCGCGCACGAAACACTCAAGCGCATGGCCGACGCAGGCGAGCACACGTTGAAGATCGTTGCCGATGCGTGCCACGAGGCCGGAATCGCCTGCTATGCCTCGCTGCGCGTGAGCGGCGACTATGCGGCGGAGATGTGGGGCGGCTCGTTTCCGAAGTTCGCCAACAGCACCTTCTGGTGGCAGCACCCGGAGTTCCGCATCGTCGATGCGAAGGGCAAAACCGGCGCGCGCTTCTCCTTTGCCTTCCCCGAGGTGCGCGAGTTCAAACTCGCCATCCTGCGCGAGGTCGTGGAGGCCGACATCGACGGCATCAATCTCGACTTCCAGCGCCATCCCATCTTCTTCAGCTTTGAAAAGCCCATGGCCGATGCCTTCAAGGCCAGATACGGCATTGAGGCCGCCACCGTGCCGCAGGACGACCCGCGCTGGTTCCCGCTGCGCTTCGAGCACATGACCCGCTTCGTCCGCGATGTGCGCCAGCTCCTTGATGAAGCAGGTGAGCGCAAAGGCAGGCACCTCGGGCTCTCTGTGCGCATCGACTGGCAAAAATATCCCACCTGGGGCTGCGACATCGAGACCTGGCTGAAGGACGGCCTGCTCGACTACCTCGTCGTCGGCCAATACGGACTCGGCGGCTA is part of the Verrucomicrobiaceae bacterium genome and harbors:
- a CDS encoding family 10 glycosylhydrolase, whose product is MLKPLFSLLVVLCTSLFAAEPPKPRNGSQLIVVNDDGFSAFHSGRYKTAEDLRKAMLAYKDTQVAVMEWCMIAGSRANYPSKVTKLIGDGMTEFPRRGDKLAHETLKRMADAGEHTLKIVADACHEAGIACYASLRVSGDYAAEMWGGSFPKFANSTFWWQHPEFRIVDAKGKTGARFSFAFPEVREFKLAILREVVEADIDGINLDFQRHPIFFSFEKPMADAFKARYGIEAATVPQDDPRWFPLRFEHMTRFVRDVRQLLDEAGERKGRHLGLSVRIDWQKYPTWGCDIETWLKDGLLDYLVVGQYGLGGYDFDIAPFVQMAKGRGCAVLFGEEATVKGHDRTAEEDRLIAAGKMKPVPSTLLTREHYEQRAAKVRAAGAQGLHLFNETRKEMFQGLAD